Proteins from one Novosphingobium pentaromativorans US6-1 genomic window:
- a CDS encoding acyltransferase family protein, with the protein MHESRPSDRYGSHVILSHDAISIARVICILGVIYVHGWTGLGGHDLELARGTAQENLRWFLMEAFGRSAVPLLGMISGWLVAASSRTHSWPDHVARKARTILLPMIAWNVIALVLVCGTAWVFTLPAPTPPSLRWVFEEVFVLTRNPDVNVQMPFLRDLFVCMALAPVLVRMNGWSLAFMIALAASAQVLGFGAPLILRPAILVFFGLGIAARQAGLAERAAAWPLALTIAPFALLLPVQLWLVMTPDMPHTGVLIASFDLIMRVAASLFFWRLAWGLAKSPARALLLRIEPFAFLIFCGHLIFMWLAGPLLGRIFGKLGAPTYPIYLVLQPVMVLACIVVIGLMLQRCAPGLAEILSGGRLKRRKIAPEANLPPAPKGERTSPAPLP; encoded by the coding sequence ATGCATGAATCTCGTCCATCTGACAGGTACGGCTCGCACGTCATCCTGAGTCATGATGCCATCTCCATCGCCCGGGTCATCTGCATACTCGGCGTGATCTACGTGCACGGGTGGACGGGCCTGGGCGGCCATGATCTCGAACTCGCCCGCGGAACGGCGCAGGAAAACCTGCGCTGGTTCCTGATGGAAGCTTTCGGACGCAGCGCCGTGCCCTTGCTCGGCATGATTTCGGGCTGGCTCGTTGCCGCTTCGTCCAGGACGCACAGTTGGCCGGACCACGTCGCTCGAAAGGCGCGTACAATTCTTCTCCCGATGATCGCGTGGAACGTGATTGCCCTTGTGCTGGTATGCGGAACCGCCTGGGTGTTCACCCTTCCTGCTCCGACGCCGCCATCGCTTCGCTGGGTGTTCGAGGAAGTCTTCGTCCTGACCCGCAACCCGGACGTGAACGTACAGATGCCGTTTCTGCGGGACCTGTTCGTCTGCATGGCCCTCGCGCCGGTGCTGGTGCGGATGAACGGCTGGTCGCTCGCTTTCATGATAGCCCTTGCCGCAAGTGCTCAAGTGCTCGGTTTCGGCGCACCCTTGATCTTGCGCCCGGCCATTCTCGTGTTCTTCGGCCTCGGAATTGCCGCCCGGCAGGCCGGGCTGGCCGAACGGGCCGCCGCCTGGCCACTGGCGCTGACGATTGCGCCATTCGCGCTGCTGCTTCCAGTCCAGCTCTGGTTGGTGATGACACCCGACATGCCCCATACCGGAGTATTGATTGCCAGCTTCGATCTGATCATGCGCGTGGCGGCATCGCTGTTCTTCTGGCGCCTGGCATGGGGCCTGGCAAAGTCGCCGGCGCGCGCCTTGCTGCTCAGGATCGAACCTTTCGCCTTCCTGATCTTCTGTGGCCATCTCATTTTCATGTGGTTGGCCGGGCCTCTTCTGGGCCGGATCTTCGGCAAGCTCGGCGCACCGACCTATCCGATCTACCTCGTCCTGCAGCCGGTGATGGTGCTGGCATGCATCGTCGTCATAGGCCTGATGCTGCAACGCTGCGCGCCGGGGCTGGCCGAGATCCTGAGCGGCGGACGCCTGAAGAGGCGCAAGATTGCGCCAGAAGCGAACTTGCCTCCGGCT
- a CDS encoding glucosamine inositolphosphorylceramide transferase family protein: MPRRKDIWTCGIAMQPLEAVLESGIAADKVHWLGAEPAFTFLADPFGYRSGEHLYVFAEQYDYRTRHGVIERLTFDPGLTLVERRLVLREAWHLSYPFVFDGEGASWMLPEAHRSGRLTLYRAHGELEDWRAECEIKLDCVPVDASILRYQDRWWLFYSSAASKSDKLGSLHLAWAETLCGSWTPHPGNPVRQDSASSRPGGTPAQLGGRIMLPVQDCVRTYGAAIRPLWIDRLDESGFHAEAGAPLPVPAGAPQPCEGMHTLTAAGDVTLFDVKTIDRSLAGLALDLRRSLGGYASR, from the coding sequence ATGCCAAGGCGGAAGGATATCTGGACCTGCGGGATCGCAATGCAGCCGCTCGAAGCGGTGCTCGAGTCCGGCATTGCGGCAGACAAGGTGCACTGGCTTGGCGCCGAACCTGCCTTTACCTTTCTGGCCGATCCCTTCGGCTATCGCAGTGGCGAGCATCTTTACGTCTTTGCCGAGCAGTATGATTACCGCACGCGTCACGGGGTCATAGAACGGCTTACCTTCGACCCGGGACTGACCCTTGTCGAACGCAGACTGGTCCTGCGTGAAGCCTGGCACTTGTCCTACCCTTTCGTGTTCGACGGCGAAGGCGCAAGCTGGATGCTGCCCGAAGCGCATCGCTCTGGAAGGCTGACGCTCTACCGTGCCCACGGTGAGCTTGAGGACTGGCGCGCGGAATGCGAAATCAAGCTGGACTGCGTTCCGGTCGATGCTTCGATTTTGCGCTATCAGGATCGCTGGTGGCTTTTCTATTCCTCCGCGGCAAGCAAGTCCGACAAGCTCGGCTCGCTGCATCTCGCGTGGGCTGAAACGCTATGCGGGTCCTGGACACCGCATCCCGGAAACCCCGTCAGGCAGGACAGCGCTTCGTCACGCCCGGGCGGGACACCGGCGCAACTCGGCGGCAGGATCATGTTGCCGGTACAGGATTGCGTTCGCACGTACGGAGCCGCGATTCGGCCCTTGTGGATCGACCGGTTGGACGAAAGCGGCTTTCATGCCGAAGCAGGAGCGCCGTTGCCGGTCCCTGCCGGTGCGCCGCAACCCTGCGAAGGCATGCATACCCTGACGGCGGCCGGGGACGTTACTCTGTTCGACGTGAAGACGATCGATCGTTCGCTTGCCGGACTGGCGCTCGATCTTCGCCGTTCGCTGGGTGGATACGCGTCCAGATAG
- a CDS encoding glycosyltransferase family 4 protein, whose translation MTRPRIAYVINSVEGGGAALPVPAVTQVLRDAGAEVRVFALTRRDGRALAPMVAAGLEPAVRDGGETDHFAAAGWLIKEVRNWGATHLWTSLSRATILGLIVGPMIGLPVISWQHAAFLKPWNRRLMRRLQARADLWVADSRSVADLTAQRLKVPAQRLETWPIYFADPAMPEARAWSPGEPLRLGSLGRLHPVKGYDVLIGALARLRAQGFTPPVPVEVAIAGDGDQADALMEQASQAGVTNLTLAGYTSDPRGFLAGLHLYLQPSRSEGFCIAAHEALTAALPAIASSVGELPFSIVPERNGWLAPPGDVDALAKALRQALCAPNTLAAMGRTARADMFDRFSKERFEAKGRAIWTRIHPANGEDRAPVRQANDRSSSRRTE comes from the coding sequence ATGACCCGCCCACGCATAGCCTATGTCATCAACTCGGTCGAAGGCGGCGGCGCGGCCCTGCCTGTTCCCGCGGTGACGCAAGTCCTGCGCGACGCCGGAGCCGAAGTTCGCGTCTTCGCGCTCACCCGGCGCGACGGCCGGGCGCTGGCGCCAATGGTCGCCGCCGGCCTTGAGCCAGCCGTACGCGATGGCGGCGAGACCGACCACTTTGCTGCGGCCGGGTGGCTCATCAAGGAAGTGCGCAACTGGGGCGCGACCCACTTGTGGACTTCGCTCAGCCGCGCGACGATACTGGGGCTGATCGTCGGCCCCATGATCGGCCTGCCTGTCATCTCATGGCAGCATGCTGCCTTTCTCAAGCCCTGGAACCGGCGACTCATGCGCCGGCTGCAGGCACGCGCCGACTTATGGGTGGCGGATTCGCGATCGGTCGCGGATCTGACCGCGCAGCGCCTGAAGGTTCCGGCCCAGCGTCTCGAGACCTGGCCGATCTATTTCGCCGATCCCGCCATGCCCGAGGCCAGGGCATGGTCGCCGGGAGAGCCGCTGCGTCTGGGCAGCCTGGGCCGCCTGCACCCGGTCAAAGGGTACGATGTGCTGATCGGCGCACTAGCGAGACTTCGGGCGCAAGGCTTCACGCCGCCCGTGCCGGTCGAAGTCGCCATCGCCGGAGACGGCGACCAGGCCGACGCGCTCATGGAACAGGCGTCGCAAGCCGGCGTCACCAACCTCACGCTTGCCGGCTATACCAGCGACCCGCGCGGTTTCCTGGCCGGCCTGCATCTCTATCTGCAACCCTCGCGTTCGGAAGGCTTCTGCATCGCCGCCCATGAAGCGTTGACGGCCGCCCTTCCAGCCATTGCATCGAGCGTGGGTGAATTGCCTTTCTCCATCGTGCCCGAACGCAACGGCTGGCTGGCACCGCCGGGCGATGTCGACGCCTTGGCCAAGGCCCTTCGCCAGGCCTTGTGCGCGCCCAATACATTAGCAGCGATGGGCCGTACCGCGCGTGCAGACATGTTCGACCGCTTTTCCAAGGAACGCTTCGAGGCCAAGGGCCGGGCTATCTGGACGCGTATCCACCCAGCGAACGGCGAAGATCGAGCGCCAGTCCGGCAAGCGAACGATCGATCGTCTTCACGTCGAACAGAGTAA
- a CDS encoding lipopolysaccharide biosynthesis protein, with protein MGPASQGETDQFRDSCLPTEVEPHVGRIQRIFKGLGLVVGGKAGAGLISLIYLVLATRFLGPTEYGVLVLVHAYVTTVCGIVEFPSWQAIVRYGAEADREGDNQRLGRLLRFGAGIELAGGALAIVSAMALAQFVGPHLGWPPKAMAFAQVYSFAVLGSVRSTPSGYLQLIGRFDLIGLHNLVQPLVRLGGALIVIAFGWGIKSFLVVWLLAALAEFAVLWAMGLWFAARRLGASLWNPRAGDVARENPGIWRFLIASNADLTLSELAGRIAPLIVGWVMGPASAGLFAVAQRATVIIAQPAQILGNTAYAELAHIVAGGGGGKPLRQTLAKVIGISLLAALPVIVIVAAFPAAIVGLLAGPAFAAAATLMVVLVAARGIALIGPPCTSAISALGHPARSMSANLFSSLVFLPVLPWLLHHYGLMGAGIQAVGQAFLASSLLVYSVWHSSRKL; from the coding sequence ATGGGCCCCGCCTCTCAGGGCGAAACTGACCAATTCCGGGATTCCTGCTTGCCTACCGAAGTCGAGCCGCACGTCGGCCGAATCCAACGTATTTTCAAGGGGCTTGGACTCGTCGTGGGGGGCAAGGCCGGGGCGGGCCTGATCAGCCTCATCTACCTCGTCCTGGCAACGCGCTTCCTCGGACCGACCGAGTACGGGGTGCTGGTGCTCGTCCATGCCTATGTCACCACGGTCTGCGGCATCGTCGAATTCCCCTCCTGGCAGGCCATCGTGCGCTACGGCGCCGAGGCCGATCGCGAAGGAGACAATCAGCGTCTCGGCCGCCTGCTGCGTTTTGGCGCGGGTATCGAACTGGCTGGCGGTGCGCTTGCGATCGTGTCTGCCATGGCCCTGGCGCAATTCGTCGGACCGCACCTAGGGTGGCCGCCCAAGGCCATGGCTTTCGCGCAGGTCTATTCCTTCGCCGTGCTGGGCTCGGTGCGCTCGACTCCTTCAGGCTACCTGCAGTTGATCGGTCGCTTCGACCTCATTGGACTGCACAACCTTGTCCAGCCTCTCGTCCGTCTCGGCGGCGCGCTGATCGTCATTGCCTTTGGCTGGGGCATCAAGTCCTTCCTAGTCGTCTGGCTTCTGGCCGCTCTTGCCGAATTTGCAGTCCTCTGGGCAATGGGCCTGTGGTTCGCGGCGCGGCGGCTCGGCGCAAGCCTCTGGAATCCTCGGGCAGGCGACGTGGCCCGGGAGAATCCCGGAATCTGGCGTTTCCTGATCGCCAGCAATGCCGATCTCACCTTGAGCGAGCTGGCTGGCCGGATCGCGCCGCTGATCGTCGGCTGGGTCATGGGCCCGGCCTCGGCAGGCCTCTTCGCCGTCGCCCAGCGCGCCACGGTGATCATTGCCCAGCCCGCCCAGATCCTGGGCAACACCGCCTATGCCGAACTGGCTCACATCGTTGCCGGTGGTGGTGGCGGCAAGCCCCTGCGCCAGACGCTCGCAAAGGTGATCGGGATCAGCCTGCTTGCCGCGCTTCCGGTCATCGTGATCGTCGCGGCTTTCCCTGCCGCTATCGTCGGCCTGCTGGCAGGCCCGGCCTTCGCGGCTGCGGCCACCCTCATGGTCGTGCTCGTCGCCGCACGTGGCATCGCCCTGATCGGGCCGCCCTGCACCTCGGCAATCTCCGCGCTGGGACACCCGGCCCGGTCGATGAGCGCCAACCTGTTTTCAAGCCTCGTCTTTCTGCCCGTTCTTCCCTGGCTTTTGCACCACTACGGTTTGATGGGCGCCGGCATCCAGGCCGTCGGGCAGGCGTTCCTGGCAAGCAGCCTGCTCGTCTACTCCGTCTGGCACAGCAGCAGGAAGCTATGA
- a CDS encoding endonuclease/exonuclease/phosphatase family protein, with protein sequence MRMLRLAAVAAVFSAFAVNVAGGAPAAVVPATVAAVPGAPSSELSVMTYNVKGLPWPIALGRSSALLEIGRRLRHLRTQGRQPHVVLLQEAFIPEAKALGAIGGYPYVVSGPQPQDSSAAPTGSLDGEFRAKVHWSKGEGEGKWVDSGLLILSDYPVVATAKMAFPQDACAGFDCLATKGAVLAQIKVPGVDKPVTVVDTHLNARHASGVSTRRANEAYAWQVVAVRQFVERQVAPGSDVIFGGDFNLGHDRDRLAAAAKDGGLLPGGQEVIATMDGRVSAPSGSDFDFVVSRAKDKEYFRAGQGSRLQLTGVDVPFGASDGGFGLSDHLGFVADYRLQ encoded by the coding sequence ATGAGGATGCTTCGCCTCGCCGCCGTGGCGGCGGTGTTCAGTGCATTTGCCGTCAATGTGGCAGGCGGGGCGCCCGCAGCCGTCGTGCCCGCCACCGTCGCGGCGGTGCCGGGCGCGCCTTCTTCCGAACTTTCCGTCATGACCTACAACGTGAAGGGTCTGCCCTGGCCCATTGCCCTGGGGCGTTCCTCCGCGCTGCTGGAGATCGGTCGCCGGCTTCGACATCTGCGCACGCAGGGCAGACAGCCTCACGTCGTGCTCCTGCAGGAGGCGTTCATTCCCGAGGCCAAGGCGCTTGGCGCCATCGGCGGCTATCCATACGTGGTGAGCGGGCCACAACCGCAGGACTCTTCGGCAGCACCAACGGGCTCGCTCGACGGGGAATTTCGCGCAAAGGTTCACTGGAGCAAGGGTGAGGGCGAAGGCAAATGGGTGGACAGTGGCCTGCTGATCCTGTCCGATTATCCCGTCGTCGCTACGGCGAAGATGGCCTTTCCGCAGGACGCCTGCGCCGGTTTCGATTGCCTCGCGACGAAGGGCGCCGTGCTGGCGCAAATCAAGGTTCCCGGCGTCGATAAGCCGGTGACGGTCGTCGACACCCATCTCAACGCGCGCCATGCCTCGGGTGTATCGACGAGGCGCGCCAACGAAGCCTATGCCTGGCAAGTCGTGGCCGTTCGACAATTCGTCGAAAGGCAGGTCGCCCCCGGGTCCGACGTCATCTTCGGCGGCGACTTCAATCTTGGACATGACCGGGATCGCCTTGCCGCAGCCGCGAAAGATGGAGGGCTTCTGCCTGGCGGGCAGGAAGTTATTGCGACGATGGATGGCAGGGTAAGCGCTCCCTCGGGCAGCGACTTCGACTTCGTCGTCAGCCGTGCCAAGGACAAGGAATACTTCAGGGCGGGGCAAGGCTCGCGCTTGCAATTGACTGGAGTGGACGTTCCCTTCGGTGCCAGCGATGGGGGCTTCGGCCTGTCCGATCATCTCGGGTTCGTCGCCGATTACAGGCTGCAGTGA
- a CDS encoding NADP-dependent malic enzyme, whose product MDENLRKAALDYHLSPQPGKLRIEPTKRMVNQRDLALAYSPGVAAPCEEIARDPDKAADYTARGNLVAVISNGTAVLGLGAIGALASKPVMEGKAVLFKKFADIDVFDIEVDTTDADRFVDAVSLLEPTFGGINLEDIKAPECFAIEAALRERMNIPVFHDDQHGTAIVVAAAVRNALVLQGKSLGEAKLVTSGAGAAALACVDLLVSMGLPAENVTLTDKDGVIHAGREGMLPNMARYARQTDARTLPEVLPGANVFLGLSAPGVLKPEWLPLLADKPLIFALANPEPEILPDIARASRPDAIIATGRSDFPNQVNNVLCFPYIFRGALDVGATTINEEMKVAAAEAIASLARLPAHESVAQAYGGRKLAFGPEYIIPTPFDPRLIAEIAPAVAKAAMDSGVARRPLDLEVYRRSLAQKNTRSAQLMMPVFEAARGSQTRIAYGEGEDERVLRAVQDVLDDGIARPVIVARRRILERRLPELGLRFELDRDVEVIDPETDHAIIEPLVEAYRNVAGRKGVPAPEIVRHIYRRPTVTAAMLLRTGQVDAALVGGNSEYWGQMEYVLRIIDRAPGAQRVYALSGLILDAGALFITDTHMVPEPTPEQIAEMTLLASREIRHFGLEPRVALLSHSNFGASHSPSARKMRAALAMLREKAPDLAVDGEMHADAALSQPLRERLVPDTRFEGPANLLVMPNLDAANITLTALGASSSSPTVGPMLMGLSRPIHVMTPSMTSRSVLNMTTIAVSEAMNRDRAKWT is encoded by the coding sequence ATGGACGAAAACCTGCGCAAGGCGGCTCTCGACTACCACCTTTCCCCGCAGCCGGGAAAGCTGAGGATCGAGCCGACCAAGCGCATGGTCAACCAGCGTGACCTTGCGCTGGCCTATTCACCGGGTGTGGCCGCGCCGTGTGAGGAGATCGCGAGGGATCCGGACAAGGCGGCTGACTACACCGCCCGCGGCAATCTCGTCGCGGTCATCTCGAACGGGACCGCCGTCCTGGGCCTGGGCGCGATTGGCGCGCTCGCCTCCAAGCCGGTCATGGAAGGCAAGGCGGTCCTGTTCAAGAAGTTCGCCGACATCGACGTTTTCGATATCGAAGTGGACACGACCGACGCCGACCGGTTCGTCGATGCCGTCTCCCTGCTCGAGCCGACCTTCGGCGGCATCAATCTGGAGGATATCAAGGCCCCGGAATGCTTCGCCATCGAGGCGGCATTGCGCGAGCGGATGAACATTCCGGTCTTCCACGACGATCAGCACGGCACCGCCATCGTCGTGGCTGCCGCGGTGCGCAATGCGCTGGTCCTGCAGGGCAAGAGCCTTGGCGAGGCCAAGCTGGTGACGTCGGGCGCCGGAGCTGCCGCGCTCGCCTGCGTCGACCTTCTGGTATCGATGGGCCTGCCCGCCGAGAACGTCACGCTGACCGACAAGGACGGCGTGATCCACGCAGGGCGCGAAGGCATGTTGCCAAACATGGCGCGCTACGCCCGCCAGACCGATGCGCGTACCCTGCCGGAAGTTCTGCCCGGCGCGAATGTGTTCCTCGGCCTGTCCGCGCCCGGCGTGCTCAAGCCCGAATGGCTGCCGCTCCTGGCCGACAAGCCGCTGATCTTCGCGCTGGCCAATCCCGAGCCGGAGATCCTGCCCGACATCGCGCGCGCTTCGCGTCCCGATGCCATCATCGCCACGGGCCGCTCCGACTTTCCCAACCAGGTCAATAACGTCCTGTGCTTCCCTTACATCTTCCGCGGCGCGCTGGACGTCGGGGCGACGACGATCAACGAGGAGATGAAGGTCGCCGCAGCCGAGGCAATTGCCTCGCTGGCCCGTCTCCCCGCCCATGAAAGCGTCGCGCAGGCTTATGGCGGGCGCAAGCTGGCATTCGGGCCCGAATACATCATTCCCACGCCTTTCGACCCTCGCCTGATAGCCGAGATCGCCCCGGCAGTGGCCAAGGCGGCGATGGACAGCGGCGTGGCCCGCCGTCCCCTCGACCTTGAAGTCTATCGTCGCTCGCTGGCGCAGAAGAATACCCGTTCCGCGCAGCTGATGATGCCGGTATTCGAGGCAGCACGCGGATCGCAGACGCGTATCGCCTATGGTGAAGGCGAGGACGAGCGTGTCCTGCGCGCGGTGCAGGACGTTCTGGACGACGGCATCGCCCGCCCGGTCATCGTGGCGCGCCGCCGCATTCTCGAACGACGCCTTCCCGAACTTGGCCTGCGCTTCGAGCTCGACCGCGATGTCGAGGTGATCGATCCGGAAACCGACCACGCGATCATCGAACCGCTGGTTGAGGCTTATCGCAATGTTGCAGGCCGCAAGGGCGTGCCTGCGCCCGAAATCGTGCGCCATATCTATCGTCGCCCTACCGTGACCGCCGCGATGCTCCTGCGTACCGGGCAGGTCGATGCTGCCCTTGTCGGCGGCAACTCGGAATACTGGGGGCAGATGGAATACGTGCTGCGGATCATCGACCGCGCGCCGGGCGCGCAGCGCGTCTATGCGCTTTCAGGCCTGATCCTCGATGCCGGTGCGCTGTTCATCACCGATACGCACATGGTTCCCGAGCCGACGCCCGAGCAGATCGCCGAAATGACGCTGCTGGCGAGCAGGGAGATCCGGCACTTCGGCCTGGAGCCGCGCGTTGCCCTGCTCTCGCACTCCAATTTCGGTGCCTCGCACAGCCCCAGTGCCCGCAAAATGCGGGCCGCGCTGGCCATGCTGCGCGAAAAGGCGCCCGATTTGGCAGTCGACGGCGAGATGCATGCCGACGCCGCGCTCTCGCAGCCGCTGCGTGAAAGGCTGGTGCCTGATACCCGTTTCGAAGGGCCAGCGAATCTATTGGTCATGCCCAACCTCGATGCAGCCAACATCACGCTCACCGCGCTAGGCGCTTCGTCAAGCTCGCCGACCGTCGGGCCGATGCTGATGGGTCTGTCGCGCCCGATCCACGTCATGACTCCCAGCATGACCTCGCGCTCAGTCCTCAACATGACGACCATCGCCGTGTCCGAGGCCATGAACCGCGACCGCGCAAAATGGACCTGA
- a CDS encoding surface lipoprotein assembly modifier, with protein sequence MPCRSHDPGLGHWWRLGLLVFGMASSEAAANEPAPVAMNARPSTDAEDAPVVGLEALVEQLLREGRTEEAASILEQFAKDDLHKVRMQFLKGMVALTRRDYREAINRFRVILIDHPDAVRVRLELARAFFMDKDYANADRQFRLTRAGKLPRDVLANIDAYLFAIRQSKEWSYSVNLSLAPDTNINAGPTAREVTLYGLPFELSDDARHRSGIGLAADLSVEWAPRIARNARLRMGFNGQRREYSGSRFDDMTLGTYIGPRFVSRKWDISLLGTGFQRWYAGSPYARSAGTRVDATHYLSPTFVLSASASAQWLDHQRVPAMSGPILSFGVSAFHPLNSSSALTAKIGINRQDARDAAYSNWSGYAALGYYRDLPAGFSIYIEPSLAFARYDKAVPAIGLKRSDRTLSGQVTLLNRHIVLSRFTPRLSYTFTKQDSNVPLYRFTRSRIEIGLTTNF encoded by the coding sequence ATGCCCTGCCGAAGCCATGATCCCGGCCTCGGCCACTGGTGGCGGCTAGGCTTGCTGGTCTTTGGAATGGCCAGCAGCGAAGCCGCCGCCAATGAGCCTGCGCCTGTCGCCATGAACGCGCGGCCCTCGACCGATGCAGAAGACGCACCGGTCGTCGGCCTTGAAGCCCTTGTCGAACAATTGCTTCGGGAGGGTCGGACCGAGGAGGCCGCAAGCATCCTGGAACAATTTGCAAAGGACGATCTCCACAAGGTCCGCATGCAGTTCCTGAAAGGCATGGTCGCGCTTACCCGCCGCGATTACCGCGAAGCGATCAACCGGTTCCGCGTGATCCTGATCGATCATCCCGACGCTGTTCGCGTGCGCCTCGAATTGGCGCGCGCCTTCTTCATGGACAAGGATTACGCCAATGCCGACAGACAGTTCAGACTGACTCGCGCCGGGAAGCTGCCCCGCGACGTTCTCGCCAATATCGACGCCTATCTCTTCGCGATCCGACAGTCCAAGGAATGGTCCTACAGCGTCAACCTGTCGCTGGCGCCCGACACCAATATCAATGCCGGCCCGACTGCGCGCGAAGTGACACTCTACGGCCTGCCTTTCGAACTCTCCGACGATGCCCGACATCGCAGCGGAATTGGCCTCGCTGCGGACTTGAGCGTCGAATGGGCACCTCGGATTGCCCGTAATGCGCGCCTGCGCATGGGGTTCAACGGCCAGCGCCGCGAATATTCCGGGTCACGCTTCGACGACATGACCCTGGGAACCTACATCGGGCCACGCTTCGTCAGCCGTAAGTGGGACATCTCCTTGCTGGGTACGGGCTTCCAGCGCTGGTATGCAGGTTCACCCTACGCGCGATCCGCCGGCACACGCGTGGATGCAACCCACTACCTCTCACCGACCTTCGTGCTATCGGCCAGTGCTTCGGCCCAGTGGCTGGACCACCAGCGCGTGCCGGCAATGAGCGGTCCGATCCTGTCGTTTGGTGTGAGCGCCTTTCATCCGCTTAATTCGTCGAGCGCGCTCACGGCCAAGATCGGAATCAACCGGCAAGATGCCAGAGACGCAGCCTATTCAAACTGGAGCGGCTATGCCGCGCTGGGTTATTATCGCGATCTGCCGGCGGGATTCTCGATATACATTGAACCCTCACTGGCATTCGCCCGCTACGACAAGGCTGTCCCGGCGATCGGCTTGAAGCGTTCGGACAGAACCTTGTCGGGCCAGGTGACCTTGCTCAACCGGCACATCGTCCTGTCACGCTTCACACCGCGCCTGTCCTACACTTTCACGAAGCAGGACAGCAACGTCCCGCTCTACCGCTTCACACGCAGTCGTATCGAGATAGGCCTGACAACGAACTTCTGA
- a CDS encoding transferrin-binding protein-like solute binding protein codes for MTLISERQHQRGGTGKFILLGSVAAMTLGLSACVGVRIPEDAFFGECTTCPPIQPDDEDPNQEAQIGAVSEPGLGTNPIVPTSFDELIAGSDSDTDQTIKLRLVQSSRALSIGDVSVSSSDPATDDGGAHFTITIPADPDSETITTFTLGNNALGVKDVAFTEDDYESPVRNVTLSDGRKLSVAMFTEDRNTQEAGSELDWTVYGSWGIRSATNIPQRGATFVTGIETSDSAIPTSGTATFNGFVEGSVTVPSGTAIDTASIRGDATITANFANGTISGAASDITAIPIGTLPMTGPVTPGSPQAWNSLSFQGTMTSGLNGFSGATAVTSAPEGAYSLLDSATGYFAGMFYGPGAEELGAVWNLYDGIGAATGVLIGKQ; via the coding sequence ATGACCCTAATTAGCGAACGGCAACATCAACGCGGCGGGACGGGAAAATTCATCCTGCTCGGCTCGGTTGCGGCCATGACGCTCGGCCTTTCGGCCTGTGTCGGCGTGCGTATTCCGGAAGATGCGTTCTTCGGCGAATGCACAACCTGTCCGCCGATTCAGCCGGACGATGAGGATCCCAACCAGGAAGCCCAGATCGGAGCGGTCTCCGAACCCGGCCTCGGAACGAACCCCATCGTACCGACTTCGTTCGACGAACTCATCGCTGGCTCAGATAGTGACACCGACCAGACGATAAAGCTCCGTCTCGTCCAATCCTCGCGCGCGCTTTCAATCGGCGATGTCTCGGTTTCCTCGTCCGATCCTGCGACCGACGATGGCGGGGCGCACTTCACAATCACGATACCCGCCGATCCCGATAGCGAGACGATAACCACGTTCACGCTGGGCAACAATGCCTTGGGGGTCAAGGACGTCGCCTTTACCGAAGACGATTACGAATCCCCTGTCCGGAATGTGACCCTGTCAGACGGCAGAAAGCTCTCGGTCGCCATGTTTACCGAAGACAGGAATACGCAGGAAGCAGGCAGTGAACTCGACTGGACCGTGTACGGCAGTTGGGGCATCCGTTCCGCGACGAACATCCCGCAAAGAGGCGCAACGTTCGTAACGGGGATCGAAACGTCGGACAGCGCAATCCCGACGAGCGGCACAGCGACCTTCAACGGCTTCGTGGAAGGTTCTGTCACGGTGCCCAGCGGAACTGCCATCGACACCGCTTCCATCCGGGGCGATGCGACGATCACGGCCAATTTTGCGAACGGTACGATATCGGGCGCGGCGTCCGATATTACTGCCATTCCCATCGGCACCCTGCCCATGACCGGACCGGTTACACCGGGTTCCCCACAAGCGTGGAACAGCTTGAGTTTCCAGGGAACCATGACAAGCGGCCTGAACGGTTTTTCCGGGGCCACGGCCGTCACCTCCGCTCCGGAAGGCGCCTATTCGCTGCTCGACAGCGCAACCGGCTATTTTGCCGGCATGTTCTACGGCCCGGGCGCGGAAGAACTGGGTGCTGTCTGGAACCTCTACGATGGCATTGGTGCAGCCACCGGCGTCCTTATCGGAAAGCAATGA